A region from the Clostridia bacterium genome encodes:
- a CDS encoding oxidative damage protection protein, with protein sequence MAHMVKCVKLGKELEGLDEPPFDSPLGQRIYENISRQAWDQWQGHMKMLLNEYRLQPWKKEHQEFIVQQMEQYFFGEGAELPKEYVPPAQ encoded by the coding sequence ATGGCACACATGGTCAAGTGCGTGAAGTTGGGCAAGGAACTCGAGGGCCTCGACGAGCCGCCCTTCGACAGCCCACTCGGACAGCGCATCTACGAAAACATCTCCAGGCAGGCATGGGATCAGTGGCAGGGTCACATGAAGATGCTGCTCAACGAATATCGCTTGCAGCCCTGGAAGAAAGAGCATCAGGAGTTCATCGTCCAGCAGATGGAGCAGTACTTCTTCGGCGAAGGCGCTGAGCTGCCGAAGGAATACGTTCCTCCCGCGCAGTAG